From Daucus carota subsp. sativus chromosome 6, DH1 v3.0, whole genome shotgun sequence:
tcttgaaaatatataaatccccacaaaaaaaaaaacctaaaaaatgaaatcttGGTAATTAGAACGTGGCATGCTTGTGAATTGTGATATAACGCGTATTTCTTGTGACAACGCCTATTCATAATTTGATATAACGCTTATTTCTTGTAACAACGCCTAACTTGATGTGTTTAAAGATTTTAGATGGATGTGGATTATTCATACAAACATGTTAGATTTAATGTttacaatattaattttaaacatgttaatagaaccctaaattttaaatagatttttataatataaaactaaatacatgttttttttaatgttttttatcgttttgtgtgtttaaaaataatattaaaacataatacatagatatgaatattttttgcACGTGAAGAGCGTTTGCTCTATGATTGTTGTCTTTTGAACATCACTCAAGTATAAAAtccttataaatatattatattttattctaaattatatttaaaatataatttaataatttaaaaaatactgAAAAATAAATCACTTAAAATCAAGGTGTATTctagtaaaaataataattcgtTCGTCCAGGTGGGACACTCGAACTAAACATAATTGCTAAATGCAATTCAAAATTGCTAAATACAAATCGGAGAGATTACACTGCTATCCCTCTTAATTTTCTGTGCACGCAAGTGCCTAGTTAATGCATAGTCTAATTTTGTGTATAATCATTAATAACCTAGATCTACTCAGTCTACTCAGTCATGTACGTTGTACCTTAATAATCTTCTCCTAAATCGTACATtatctatataaatatttacacCCTCTgacccaatgaattgtatacattagTAATCATATCTTACCAATACAtgtgtttaattttaatattcttactTGCGTATTTTAAGAACTTTGACTGtacacaaaaattattatttttatatttttgcttttatgaataaaagtacATTAGtagtatttttattcacaaatataaaatttaaaaaataacaattttaggTGTGCGGTCAAAACTCTTAAAATACGTTCAAGAGACTAATATATCCAAATAAGAGTAGTAATTAGTAAttagatttttcatatttaattagtcgtatttatatttagatatatgtattttattctaattttttattatatgtgaaTATGACGTATTTATCATTCTTAAATAGTCGAATCAACTTATTTGTGTTATCGgctatatgtgtgtatataatacattacctttttatttttttttatttataaatttcatcatcttgaaaatattatgttatcaTATCGTCTTAAAAAGGAATTTATACTTTTTTCCtactaaaaattataagttcaatattaataatttttttccactgaaaaataacatgataaataataatatatttattttaattttctagaTTATAACTTTTactttataatttatgttaGTTCAAAAtcgataatatttatttttaaataataacatatagacaaattaaatatgaaaaatctaaTTACTACtataattactaattactaCTCCTGTttggatatatttatttttaacttatgtaatttaatatttttaatttaagataagttattagtattaattaatcaattcttATCTCAGagaaaattattcttttatttatcttttaaaaaaatatccgttgaatactttattttaaaaaatcatttttattaaataaaactatgaaaataaatataaatgaaaataaaatgccttttatattgttttataaagaatttaataaatattattcagtttttgttgaataaaatgctattatattaaatttataatttaaaagtcacaaataaattaataatatattttatcttatatatgatttagatatacatatacctattttaaataatatatcaaattttatataatgaataCTCCTCCgtcgtcccattttagttgtcacatttccttttttgttggtcaaattgactaattttttaccaaaGATTACAAATCActtcttcattattttaaaaaactgaaaattacatcttaaagtagattaaaaattatatccggtgacatattttttttatcttttcaattgataaaatattaataaattttagtcaaattttgatcaatttgaccggcacaaaaccaaatgtgacaactaaaatgggacggaaggagtaatatttataataattaataggaTCTTACGGGTATAATGGTCATAACTCATAAGTGGTTTAATGGTAGTATATACGATTGAGCGTGTATTTTGAGTGTAGAGTCAGTCGTGCGCATGGAGTCTAGCGAAACATTAATTAGTGAGACATTAATTAGGGTTCATCCAATTAATCTATAACCGAATGTAAAATACTTGTGTGCACAAAGTAAAAATGATTTGCATTTAGGAACACCCGAACTAAATCGGGCGTAAGCAAAAAAGACGACCCGCAATTTGGATCCCTGCCGAACAAAAGTCTTCTCCAAACCCTCTCCTCTTTATACACATCTCTCTTCAATATTAGCGTATTTTGTAATCTATTCATCTTCTCCTTTCTTCCGATGGCCAACAGTAATCTCCCCCGCCGAATCATCAAGGTTGCTTCTTCTTCCCCTCTTTTAATTTCGTCGATACTCAATCGAGCTCAATTTTGATGTTTTTATCtctcaattattattatttcggTGTTTATTCATTAGGAAACTCAGCGGCTTCTCAGTGAACCAGGTATACACTGACACATACTCTTTACATAGTTTGTTATTTGATGTTACTGTTTAGCTTCATTTTATAAGGCACTTTGTAATTTTACAAGCAGatatgtgttttatattataattgagTTATGTTATGGATTATGAAGtctgtgatttttttaatctgaGCAGCTCCGGGGATAAGTGCATCGCCGTCGGAAGAGAATATGCGCTACTTCAATGTCATGATCCTCGGTCCCTCACAGTCTCCGTATGAAGGTTTTACTAACTCATAGCTTTGCCAGTTTCATTCGTTATCACGTTGGGTTTTTGTATTTGATAATTAGAGTAGTTGATCTTATGATTAATGGTTGTGATTTGAGCTATTAGTTTATTGATCACCGGATATGTTCTTTTTGGCTTTTATGTCTTGTTAAAACATTAGATAAATTTGAGTTCTCATGGGGTTTTATAATTCTATAATCAAGTTTATTGCTGTGAATGTTTTCGTTTTAACGATCATGCTTCTCTTACTCAAATTTAGATGTTTGTACACACAGGTGGCGTCTTTAAGTTGGAACTGTTTTTACCTGAGGAATATCCGATGGCTGCTCCAAAGGTACCCGGTTTCTGCAGAGAAAATGACTGCAATATTAGGCTCTTCCTTTCCATAGTTCCACTATAATACCGATCAAGTTTTTAGCTCATCTATCTTTTTAAGCTTCATGATTAGGCCTTGAGTTGGAATTGGTATTTTATTTGCTTTGTTAATAGATATAATTGCTATCATCTAACAAGCAAGGTAATGGGCACAGGGATACACGGAGTCCCCTGGTATGATACAATAGGGATTCAGGTGCGGTGGATACACCATATATGaaaagattataaatatatattcagtgTCATGTATGCTAAGTTATAAAAGCCAAATACAAAACttaatacttttttaatcaaCATAGATACTATGTTTTCCGTTAAGTAGTTACTACTTAGCACCCGTTAAAATCTGCCTCAAACAAACTATACCTGGGGCAGTAAATAGGTTATCTGCACTTACATTATACATATAGGTTAACTTTGTAAgataataatttgttaaatgCCAACTGGAGAGATATTTGGAATGGTAAGACTCCAAATTTATTGTATGTTTAATTGTGTTCTTATAAACCTTTATCTGCTACATTTGTTATTATAGGACTTGTGTCACGTCCAAACTACCTAAAAATATATGGCTGTCACAGATGGTGGAAAATGGAAATGGTACAATCATTTACTACATAGGTAACAAAGGAATTAAAATAATCTGGTGCGACATTTATGTCCAGTAGTGGTGGATTCTTCACATCAATTGTGAGATGATTGTATTCGTTTAATTAAAGGCTACGTAGTATAAACTACAAAGAAAGACTAGTAATCATCTTTTAGGTTGTTCAAAGCTCAAAaggttttttaaattagtgtTTGTAGTTATCTGTCTTGTTTGGTGCAATTCTTCCGCTCTTCATCCTTTTGTTTATTGCAAAGTGCATGCATTTTGTTAATAACATATGTTGACAGTTAAACCTCAATAAATAAATACCCTCAGGACGAGAAAATTTTGTCCATTTATCGAAATTTTAAATGGTTTATTGAGGTTAAAAGTCAAAAGTATACTCTCTCTATCATGTCGGGATGTTGGGACTgcaaaatattattcattttaCGAGATTATTCACTTGTCTGATATTCATTTATCGAGGTTTCGTTGTACGCAGTTACCAAGAAAAACATATGTTGTTTGCAAGTAAATGCATTCACTTGCTTGGATGATTGCATGAGGAGAATGTATTGTTTGTAGTCAGATTAACTGTTATACTTCAATGTTTCCTAGCAATTACTCCCTCCCATCAAAGTAGTAGTAGTCACTATGACTTTTAGGCTTTAGCACATATTTTGAGGTGCAAAAGAAAGTAGTTTTACCaactatttaataaaaaaatatatcaaatacaaATTGGATTCTATTTCCTcaacctttttttttatatataaataaaagccAAGAAGACTACTATTATTCTGGAATGTAGAGAGAGGAGTCAATTTGATTGGTTGTCTTGTCTATATGACAGTCAAGGTTATATTGATTGTATGACATACTGCCTTGACCATACGGTGTGTATGTCTTTTGATGCAAGACCTGTGTACTTATTATATGCATATCTTGTAACAGGTACGCTTTCTCACCAAAATATATCATCCCAACATTGACAAGGTTTGCTACGCCCATGCATAATTCCACCTATATTTTTCTTAGGTCCAGCCTCATATTTCTTGCTTCTTACTGAATTGGTGTCTGGATGCAGCTTGGAAGAATATGTCTTGATATTCTTAAAGATAAATGGAGTCCCGCTCTTCAGATTCGTACCGTATTGTTAAGGTAAATGGCATGGCTAGTGATCACTTCTCTTGGAAGATTTATCATATTGAACCCCTGGTAAAGGAGAAACAAATGGTAGCTATATATAGTCTTCCACTAAACAACAACATGAATGGAAAAATTTTGTACAATAAAGTTTAATAAGATGTCTAGATAAAAGGCTTGTGGACATTGTTTTGCTTCCCGTTCTACTGTTTAAAGGCTATTGTCAAATTCTAAGTGTATTTTCTTCCTTGCGTCTctattgataaataatataaatagcaTTGGCgtctattatttttatagaatttttgACTAGGGAGTTTCTTGATTGCTTAGCATTCAAGCCCTATTGAGTGCTCCAAACCCGGATGATCCTCTCTCTGAAAACATAGCAAAGCATTGGAAAACAAATGAGACTGAAGCTGTTGAAACAGGTATTAGACCATATCTTTTGGTCGTAGCACATTAATTACAATGGAGACGATGTCTTCTTGTTACACAGTCTTTACTGTTATATTTCATATAGTTACCTATCAGACCTGAACTTTGCAGCAAAGGAGTGGACCCGCCTATATGCCAGTGGTGCATGACGAAGTTGGGAAACCGGGAACCATCTTCCTCACCAAAAATAACAATAGATGCAACGTTATCCTACCAAAGTTGAAATTAAATGGAATTTGGAAGAAAGGATCCTTGTGCAGCTGGAgcttaaaattatcaaaacatGCTGGCAAATACTTGTTTCTCGACTCAAGGTTGAAATTAGATTTGTATCATGATATGCAATCTTGTCCTGTTTTTGTGATTGTTCTCATGTTGGGATTTGTTATTGTATGAAAATGTTGGAGTCACTTGGTAcgagtaaatataaatatgtggtGTTTGGTTGTGCTTAAAAAGCTTAGCTTCTCCAAAATCTTTAATGtgtgtaataaatttataaattgatttcTGACCTATAGGCTATAAGTGAGAATATAAGAACTTGAATCTCTGATCtgtcttgatttttaaaatttgatttcctAAAATACATATGACCACTTTAAAGATGGCAtttagtaatatattattattatattacttagtttttatgattttaaagtATGATTCTAAATCGAGGATTGAAACTAATCGATTAACCATTGTTGGGAATTCGTCGATTATTTATTGaagaattttttgataaatgggAATTTTAGTTATCAGAGGGGAATTggtaaatactttttaagaatttGCATTGATGTTAAGTTGcaagttttaataatttattaaaatagataaaataaaaatcatttttgtATGTTAAGTTGcaagttttaataatttattaaaatagataaaataaaaatcatttttgtATAATGTCTTAGTCATCAATAATACTTTTTCTGGAGCATTACTGATCCTGCCAAATACCAATATAGATCTGTTTCGGAAtgctgttaaaaattattgtgtGGTTAGAAAAAGTGCTGATAAAAAATATGGTGTTGtaaaaatcagataactgttttggtaatattttttgatatttgcttattttgaattataatataaaaaaacaattttttggtgaggtttgatattgaaatttataacagcttcctgcaaaagctgaaaacagtTTTTTCCAAAAGTATGGAAGGAcatgctttttctaaaagcagcttttcagctaaaaactgCTATTCGAAAAAGCTGTTTTTAAATTTACGAAACAGTTTTTCACATGGTTCCCAGCAAAAAACTGTTGGTGCTTTCTGCAACAGAACCCAAACAGTAGCTATATTGATGTTGTGGTGACTGATGACAAATGTTATTATGTAAAATGTTTTGCTGATCCCTGCGGGGTTGCTGTAATCAGGTAGTTTAGTATTTTATCTTTGGTTTTTCGCGAGTTGGTGCTTCCTAGCTGGTGCCTTTATAGTGGGGCtttctatttatttaattacCTTTAAGAAAGATTAATATTCTCCCACGCGTTTGTCTAAGATTTTTTCGTCGTCATGCAACGAGTCTTCGCGAGCAGGAAAAGCATTATACGCTGGAGTAGGGAAGAAGAAAAACCAAACAATAATGAATTGCAGTCGTCTTCgctcaattattattttaacttgaAGGGTAAAAACAAAGTTTGCAACTGACGAATTGCTTTCTTTCCTTCAGTTGTCCACCTATAACAATCTCATAAAAGATAcgatttttttatatacaaataataatatGCATTTTATAACTCGGTTTTGAACGTCTACACAGTACAtatgtaattaataaataaaaagcttttaatattatataattaacaaaatttaCTTAAAAGTTAAACATATGGTAGTGCTATAAATTCTggattgatttttgaaaaatattttatcaatttacaTATTGTAttctgattttggttgaatacCCGATTTACTGAAAAAATTATCTGATAAATTGCTCAATCGATTAGTTTCAATTCTCGAAATTTACTATCATGATTGAACACGAATATCTTCGTATATTAAATAgagaataatttaattttagtttgaaaAGAAATCAAAGAGATCCCTTTGTCGGTTGAATATTGATGTTCatttaatcataaaattgaaaatataaaaataatcttaaattaattttcaacaaGTCTAGAATATTAATTTTGCAATAATACAGCTATTGATATctaaaaaagtaaaaagtaaTGAACTATCTGTCTGTTGAAAACTAATATTTGGCCaggaaatataaaaataaaaaaaaataaaagaggtGGGAAAATGAGGGGGCAATATGTGTGGAAAGTGGGATTCATGTACAGTACAGCCGTATAGGAGAGGAGGTGGGCATGTGAGGGTTAAAGTATCTATACTattcccatctctctctctctctctctctcgtttaTATCGACTTCTCCGCCGTGTGAATCTCGCCGTCGCCGACTTGCAGGAGTATTCTAGATTCCAGATCTTTAGTGGTAAGGTTTCTCACTCCTGAACATTTTTTCATCTCTACCTTCTACCAATTCAATCAAAACACTCGATCCTTCTCAATTCAACTCTTAACCGTTGTTATGTTCTCAGTAGAGTGCTTAACATCACTCTTAAGATCTAATACATTTGCTCGTCGATGacgattttgtttttattttagtaaacttttagtcttatatattttggactGTAACTTTGCCTTAATTCTAAGTTTGCGATTTTGCTCGAGAATCTGTAGTATATTGCATTGTTTAGAATTTGTTAATATGTTTTAGGGTTTTGTATGTATGGCCGCTTAGGAGAGGAGAGCTGGTGGCTAGGGTTTTAATATAAGGGTTGAGAGGACTAGTTCAGCTGTCTGGCCGAGATTTTAATGTTCAAAATAGCAACTGTACTGTACGGAGATAAACCAGTAGTGTAATTGATCAAGCAATGTAGTACTGCATTCTGGACTATATTAGCAAGTTGGGATTGACAGTTTTTTTTACGGTGTGACTAGTTACTTTGTTGGAAGGATTAGACATTAGATTTCACTCGAGGCTGTCTTATTATTTGACTGATTGTAGAGGCATTTGTGTCTTGGAATGATAATACTTCCATAATTGATTGTCTAGTGCTGGTGCATGACTTGACTATAAGTAGAGAGGTTTGCAGAAATAAGGAAGAGAAAGAAGGATGTAAACAAATTCTCACAATAAACCAAAAGGAATCTAATTCAAGAGCTTAGAATTGTTAGCAAGGCCGGCTTTATTGCCCTCCCTGCACCAAATTGTAGACTATTGAATTATGGGCTAAACTAGTATTATTTTGCTTTGAATCTGTATATAATAGCAAATAAGGAATTGCTAGCTAGACCTGCTCTATTACCATCTCTGGACAAAGTTGTACATTGTTTAACAAAGCAGTTGTTATTTATCTTTGCATTTTTAAACTTACATAATAGTTCCtataaaaagtactatatatataaattaaatgtcTTAGTTCTT
This genomic window contains:
- the LOC108226403 gene encoding ubiquitin-conjugating enzyme E2 36; this translates as MANSNLPRRIIKETQRLLSEPAPGISASPSEENMRYFNVMILGPSQSPYEGGVFKLELFLPEEYPMAAPKVRFLTKIYHPNIDKLGRICLDILKDKWSPALQIRTVLLSIQALLSAPNPDDPLSENIAKHWKTNETEAVETAKEWTRLYASGA